In Sphingomonas phyllosphaerae, one DNA window encodes the following:
- a CDS encoding M13 family metallopeptidase — MRLVTITVSSLLALVPAALLAQAAQQPTATPAAAADRPTYGTFGFDAAGMDRGVQPGDDFYGFVNGTWAKNTAIPADESNYGAFNVLQDLSRERTRTILEGAKGDPRSKIGTAYAAFLDTAGIESAGLRPIQPWLAKIRKVDKAGYPALLAEADRNGVDIPFGLYVGQDDKDPDTYAVNLMQNGLGMPDRDYYLSTDAKLMQTKAAYQAHLAKLLTLAGEPNGEARAAALVAFETELARVHWTRIDSRDADKTYNKMTLEQLRQSAPGFDFATFLKAEKASAPTLIVAQPTAITGTARLIAATPIAVLRDQLLVRSLDGFADVLPKAIDAESFAFNGTVLSGTPQQRERWKRGVSFTSEALTDEVGKVYVARYFPPETKAAADEMVRNVLAALGHRVEKLDWMAPETKQKALAKLAAFTPRIGYPDQWRDYSNLEVRANDAFGNMLRANQWRHDYNVTKLGKPIYRWEWGMAPMTVNAQANFGLVAITFPAAILQPPFFDPKADPAVNYGGIGAVIGHEISHHFDDQGAKYDSKGRLTQWWTDGDVQKFKALSERLARQYDAYEPLPGMHVKGELTLGENSADLAGLAAAHDAYVATLGGKPAPVIDGFTGDQRFYLGWAQVWRRNYREANLRQRLLTDPHAPSEQRGNIVRNMDPWYSAYNPQPGQKLYLAPDARVRIW; from the coding sequence ATGCGTTTGGTCACCATCACCGTTTCGTCGCTTCTGGCGCTCGTCCCCGCGGCCCTGCTCGCTCAAGCCGCGCAACAGCCCACGGCCACGCCAGCCGCTGCCGCCGATCGCCCCACCTATGGCACCTTCGGGTTCGACGCCGCGGGGATGGACCGGGGCGTGCAGCCGGGCGACGATTTCTACGGCTTCGTCAACGGCACCTGGGCGAAGAACACCGCGATCCCCGCCGACGAGTCGAACTACGGCGCGTTCAACGTGCTGCAGGACCTGTCGCGCGAACGGACCCGCACGATCCTCGAAGGCGCGAAGGGCGATCCGCGCTCGAAGATCGGCACCGCCTATGCGGCTTTTCTCGACACCGCCGGCATCGAAAGCGCAGGGCTGAGACCGATTCAGCCGTGGCTGGCGAAGATCCGCAAGGTCGACAAGGCCGGCTATCCCGCGCTGCTCGCCGAGGCCGACCGCAACGGCGTCGACATTCCGTTCGGCCTGTACGTCGGGCAGGACGACAAGGACCCGGACACCTATGCGGTCAATTTGATGCAGAACGGGCTGGGGATGCCCGACCGTGATTATTATCTGTCGACCGACGCCAAGCTGATGCAGACCAAGGCCGCCTATCAGGCGCACCTTGCGAAGCTGCTGACGCTGGCGGGCGAGCCGAACGGCGAGGCGCGCGCCGCCGCGTTGGTGGCGTTCGAGACCGAGCTGGCGCGTGTCCACTGGACGCGCATCGACAGCCGCGACGCCGACAAGACGTACAACAAGATGACGCTGGAGCAATTGCGCCAGAGCGCGCCGGGCTTCGACTTCGCGACCTTCCTCAAGGCCGAGAAGGCGAGCGCGCCGACGCTGATCGTCGCGCAGCCGACCGCGATCACCGGCACCGCCAGGCTGATCGCCGCCACGCCGATCGCGGTGCTGCGCGACCAGTTGCTGGTGCGCAGCCTCGACGGTTTCGCCGACGTGCTGCCCAAGGCGATCGATGCCGAGAGCTTCGCGTTCAACGGTACGGTGCTGAGCGGCACGCCGCAGCAGCGCGAGCGCTGGAAGCGTGGCGTCAGCTTCACCTCGGAGGCGCTGACCGACGAGGTCGGCAAGGTCTATGTCGCGCGCTATTTTCCGCCCGAAACCAAGGCGGCGGCGGACGAGATGGTCAGGAACGTGCTCGCCGCGCTCGGCCACCGCGTCGAGAAGCTCGACTGGATGGCGCCCGAAACCAAGCAGAAGGCGCTGGCCAAGCTGGCCGCCTTCACGCCGCGGATCGGCTATCCGGACCAATGGCGCGATTATTCGAACCTCGAGGTTCGCGCCAATGACGCGTTCGGCAACATGTTGCGCGCCAACCAGTGGCGGCATGACTATAACGTCACCAAGCTCGGCAAGCCGATCTATCGCTGGGAATGGGGCATGGCGCCGATGACGGTGAATGCGCAGGCCAATTTCGGGCTGGTCGCAATCACCTTCCCGGCGGCGATCCTCCAGCCGCCGTTCTTCGATCCAAAGGCCGACCCGGCGGTCAACTACGGCGGGATCGGTGCGGTGATCGGGCACGAGATCAGCCATCATTTCGACGATCAGGGTGCCAAGTACGACAGCAAGGGGCGGCTGACGCAATGGTGGACCGATGGCGATGTCCAAAAGTTCAAGGCGCTCAGCGAGCGGCTGGCCCGGCAATATGACGCCTATGAGCCGCTGCCGGGGATGCATGTGAAGGGTGAGCTGACGCTTGGCGAGAATTCGGCCGACCTCGCCGGTCTCGCCGCCGCGCACGATGCCTATGTCGCGACGCTTGGCGGCAAGCCCGCGCCGGTGATTGATGGCTTCACCGGCGACCAGCGCTTCTATCTCGGCTGGGCGCAGGTGTGGCGGCGCAACTATCGCGAGGCGAACCTGCGCCAGCGCCTGCTCACCGACCCGCACGCGCCGTCGGAGCAGCGCGGCAATATCGTGCGCAACATGGATCCATGGTACTCGGCCTATAATCCGCAGCCCGGCCAGAAACTGTATCTCGCGCCCGATGCGCGGGTGCGGATCTGGTGA
- a CDS encoding NAD(P)H-hydrate dehydratase: MIPIAGTPVLTAAEMRAAEAAVITSGTSVDTLMQRAGAGIADAVRRLAGVNEVLVLCGPGNNGGDGYVAAARLHAAGRTVRVAASAEPRTPAAIAARALWTGAVEPLATVAPAPVLVDALFGTGLSRALEEDTGSSLKRLVEQTNLAIAVDVPSGVATDDGALLGDVPTFHVTLALGAAKPAHLLQPAAARCGAVRVIPIGVAARSATHILARPDLRAPAVNAHKFTRGMVAVVRGRMAGAAQLAARAAMHAGAGYVELLGATIPGAPHALVRRRCDAEALADPRIAALLIGPGLGRDDAARVLLDQALATDHPLVIDGDALHLVSPERLCERSAPLILTPHAGEFTALFGAPTGSKLAAARDAAMRAQAIVVFKGPDTVIAAPDGSAIMAGEATSWLSTAGSGDVLAGAIAAMLAGGRAPLDAAAAGVWLHAAAARRLGPAFIADDLVTALSGARA; encoded by the coding sequence ATGATCCCGATCGCCGGAACCCCCGTGCTTACCGCCGCCGAGATGCGCGCGGCGGAAGCCGCCGTCATCACCAGCGGCACCAGCGTCGATACACTGATGCAGCGTGCCGGCGCAGGCATCGCCGACGCCGTCCGGCGGCTGGCCGGTGTCAACGAGGTGCTGGTCCTGTGCGGTCCCGGCAACAACGGCGGCGACGGCTATGTCGCCGCCGCGCGGTTGCACGCCGCGGGGCGCACGGTTCGCGTCGCCGCCTCCGCCGAACCTCGCACGCCCGCCGCGATCGCCGCCCGCGCCTTGTGGACGGGCGCGGTCGAGCCGCTCGCGACGGTCGCCCCCGCACCCGTGCTGGTCGATGCGCTGTTCGGCACCGGCCTGTCGCGCGCGCTAGAAGAAGACACAGGTTCGTCGCTCAAACGTTTGGTTGAACAGACTAATTTGGCCATCGCGGTTGACGTGCCGAGCGGCGTCGCCACCGACGATGGCGCGCTGCTCGGCGACGTTCCGACCTTCCACGTCACGCTCGCGCTCGGCGCGGCCAAGCCCGCGCACCTGCTCCAGCCCGCCGCCGCGCGCTGCGGCGCGGTGCGCGTGATCCCGATCGGCGTCGCAGCCAGAAGCGCCACGCACATCCTCGCGCGACCCGATCTTCGCGCTCCGGCGGTCAACGCGCATAAATTCACGCGCGGGATGGTCGCGGTCGTTCGGGGGCGGATGGCCGGCGCCGCACAACTGGCGGCGCGCGCGGCGATGCACGCCGGCGCAGGGTATGTCGAACTGCTTGGTGCGACGATCCCCGGCGCGCCGCATGCGCTGGTCCGCCGCCGCTGCGATGCGGAGGCGCTCGCCGATCCACGCATCGCGGCGCTGCTGATCGGTCCCGGGCTCGGCCGGGACGACGCGGCGCGCGTGCTGCTCGATCAGGCGCTCGCTACCGATCACCCGCTGGTGATCGACGGCGACGCGCTTCATCTGGTCAGCCCCGAGCGGCTTTGCGAGCGTAGCGCGCCGCTGATCCTCACCCCGCACGCCGGCGAATTCACCGCCTTGTTCGGCGCGCCGACCGGCAGCAAGCTTGCCGCCGCCCGCGACGCAGCGATGCGGGCACAGGCCATCGTGGTCTTCAAGGGACCCGATACCGTCATCGCCGCGCCCGATGGTAGTGCGATCATGGCCGGTGAGGCGACCTCATGGCTGTCGACGGCGGGCAGCGGCGACGTGCTCGCCGGCGCGATCGCGGCGATGCTGGCGGGGGGACGCGCGCCGCTCGACGCTGCGGCGGCCGGAGTCTGGCTGCACGCCGCGGCGGCCCGCCGGCTCGGCCCCGCGTTCATTGCCGACGACCTCGTAACGGCCCTGTCGGGAGCGCGCGCATGA
- a CDS encoding response regulator — protein sequence MTMRVLLVEDEPLIAMMLEDFLDALDKTHAGTADSVAAALPMVEAGGFDAAILDVNLRGGEKSFAIADALAERNIPFVFATGGGGDEIAVTHRQRPRLAKPFTIDGVDKALSELA from the coding sequence ATGACGATGCGTGTGCTTTTGGTCGAAGACGAACCGTTAATTGCGATGATGCTCGAGGATTTTCTCGACGCACTCGACAAGACCCATGCCGGTACGGCCGACAGCGTCGCCGCCGCGCTGCCGATGGTCGAGGCGGGCGGTTTCGACGCCGCGATCCTCGACGTCAACCTGCGTGGCGGGGAGAAGAGTTTCGCGATCGCCGACGCCCTCGCCGAGCGCAACATCCCGTTCGTCTTTGCGACCGGCGGCGGCGGTGACGAGATCGCCGTGACGCATCGTCAGCGCCCGCGTTTGGCCAAGCCGTTCACGATCGACGGTGTCGACAAGGCGCTCAGCGAACTCGCCTGA
- the ilvD gene encoding dihydroxy-acid dehydratase → MTQTFDKSRLPSRHVSVGPERAPHRSYYYAMGLTEEEIARPFVALASAGNDSAPCNTTLNAQADAARRGVEQGGGMPRRFNTITVTDGIAMGHQGMKSSLVSREVIADSVELSVRGHCYDALVGFAGCDKSLPGMMMAMLRLNVPSIFVYGGSILPGRFHDRDVTVVDVFEVVGKYAAGACPLSEVHELEKVACPGHGACGGQFTANTMACVGEAIGLSLPNSNMVPAPFTTREQIAVAAGAQVMELVARNLRPRDICTRSAFVNAARVVAATGGSTNAALHLPAMASEAGIDFDLFDVAEAFKSTPYIADLKPGGKYVAKDMYEAGGVYMLMKTMLAGGLLDGECLTVTGKTLGENIDEVTWNPDQKVIYDVATPITPTGGVVGLRGSLAPDGAIVKVAGMHRLQFEGPARCFDCEEDAFAAVEARQIAEGEVIIIRYEGPKGGPGMREMLSTTAALYGLGMGEKVALITDGRFSGGTRGFCIGHVGPEAAEGGPIALVEDGDPIRIDAEAGTIDLLVDEGLLAERRARWQGRENDYGAGALWRYAQNVGPAYKGAVTHPGAKAERHVFADI, encoded by the coding sequence ATGACCCAGACCTTCGACAAGTCCCGCCTGCCGAGCCGCCACGTGTCGGTCGGCCCCGAACGCGCACCGCACCGCAGCTATTATTATGCGATGGGGCTGACCGAGGAGGAGATCGCGCGCCCGTTCGTCGCGCTCGCCTCCGCGGGCAACGACAGCGCGCCGTGCAACACCACGCTCAACGCGCAGGCCGATGCCGCGCGGCGCGGCGTCGAGCAGGGCGGCGGGATGCCGCGCCGCTTCAACACGATTACGGTCACCGACGGGATCGCGATGGGGCACCAAGGGATGAAATCCTCGCTGGTCAGCCGCGAGGTGATCGCCGATTCGGTCGAGCTGTCGGTACGCGGCCACTGCTACGACGCGCTGGTCGGCTTCGCGGGTTGCGACAAGTCGCTGCCCGGCATGATGATGGCGATGCTGCGGCTCAACGTGCCGTCGATCTTCGTCTACGGCGGCTCGATCCTCCCCGGCCGCTTCCACGATCGCGACGTGACCGTCGTCGACGTCTTCGAGGTCGTCGGCAAGTACGCGGCCGGCGCCTGCCCCTTGTCCGAGGTGCACGAGCTGGAGAAGGTCGCGTGCCCGGGGCACGGCGCGTGCGGCGGGCAGTTCACCGCCAACACGATGGCGTGCGTCGGCGAGGCGATCGGCTTGTCGCTGCCCAACAGCAACATGGTCCCGGCGCCGTTCACGACCCGCGAACAGATCGCGGTCGCGGCCGGCGCGCAGGTGATGGAGCTGGTCGCACGCAACCTGCGGCCCCGCGACATCTGCACGCGCAGCGCGTTCGTCAACGCCGCGCGCGTCGTCGCGGCGACCGGCGGCTCGACCAACGCCGCGCTGCATCTGCCCGCGATGGCCAGCGAGGCCGGGATCGACTTCGACCTGTTCGACGTTGCCGAGGCATTTAAATCAACGCCTTACATCGCTGACCTAAAACCGGGTGGCAAGTATGTCGCCAAGGACATGTACGAGGCCGGCGGCGTCTATATGTTGATGAAGACGATGCTGGCCGGCGGGCTGCTCGATGGCGAGTGCCTGACCGTCACCGGCAAGACGCTCGGCGAGAACATCGACGAGGTGACGTGGAACCCCGACCAGAAGGTCATCTACGACGTCGCGACCCCGATTACCCCGACCGGCGGCGTCGTCGGGCTGCGCGGCTCGCTCGCCCCCGACGGCGCGATCGTCAAGGTCGCGGGGATGCACCGCCTGCAATTCGAGGGGCCGGCGCGCTGCTTCGATTGCGAGGAGGACGCCTTCGCCGCGGTCGAGGCGCGGCAGATCGCCGAGGGCGAGGTCATCATCATCCGCTACGAAGGCCCCAAGGGCGGGCCGGGGATGCGCGAGATGCTCTCCACCACCGCCGCGCTCTACGGGCTCGGGATGGGCGAGAAGGTCGCGCTCATCACCGACGGGCGCTTTTCGGGCGGTACGCGCGGCTTCTGCATCGGCCATGTCGGGCCGGAGGCGGCCGAGGGTGGCCCGATCGCGCTGGTCGAGGACGGCGACCCGATCCGCATCGACGCCGAGGCCGGGACGATCGACCTGCTCGTCGACGAGGGCCTGCTCGCCGAGCGGCGGGCCCGCTGGCAGGGGCGCGAGAACGACTATGGCGCGGGCGCGCTGTGGCGCTATGCGCAGAACGTCGGCCCGGCGTACAAGGGCGCGGTGACGCACCCCGGCGCCAAGGCGGAGCGGCACGTCTTCGCGGATATCTGA
- a CDS encoding response regulator: MRLATIEKERRWLDGGVAALAIAGVAGMAAAALILWLVGDALVAGGFLAAALVLAGAGAAVVRLRRATDAAVLVSYDWELLRVMAEASPDGVAITDRSGRLVCANDQYEQLFAGFPTPPSLPLAGDGAGELEVAGRTAWRDGKAHVTLKGAVGMIEATIVRAGQQQDVLIWRFASRTVSPGLPARLMEALDGVLGAQLGAAGVMAALITAEGYVISANAVLQIRAAPSADRRIIGEDLAGFLAEDEAGLVRFVAEGSAATPLRLVQIPLADDPEATILVALIDSDPSIAGASGDGIEALLMLMPFGVALVDREGRFLQMNSAFARAANVNAGAPPIYPGDLVVREDKSAVADAIRRFASTAARSTDLAVRLKGHPDEPVALSIAAARGLGDAAVLLSLKDNGEENRLKREVAQATKMQAVGQLAGGVAHDFNNILTAIIGHCDLMLMRHSPGDSDYDDIQQIRANSNRAASLTRQLLAFSRQQTLRPQVLQLPDVVSEVSNLLRRLMGETVTMEVKHGRDLGAVRADPGQLEQVVVNLAVNARDAMLSTGTSGKLTIQTRSVPIGEIRRRGDIIPAGDYTALEISDTGTGIPPEVLPKIFEPFFTTKEVGKGTGLGLSTVYGIVKQSGGFIFADSRPGRGATFTIYLPVHTAGVPDAVTVAAQAKQAARHRSGDLWGSGTILLVEDEDMVRAVAERALARQGYTVLAAENGEAAMELMQGVDRPTLVISDVMMPLMDGPTLARQLRKIHPGIPILFMSGYAEEQLRRSIDLDNVAFLPKPFSVQQLAEATRDVLVAQDGASRPEA; encoded by the coding sequence ATGCGGCTCGCCACGATCGAGAAGGAACGCCGGTGGCTCGACGGCGGAGTCGCCGCGCTGGCGATCGCCGGCGTCGCCGGGATGGCCGCGGCCGCGCTGATCCTGTGGCTGGTGGGCGATGCGCTGGTCGCGGGCGGCTTCCTCGCGGCGGCTTTGGTGCTGGCAGGCGCGGGCGCAGCGGTCGTGCGGCTGCGACGCGCCACCGACGCGGCGGTTCTGGTCAGTTATGACTGGGAATTGCTGCGGGTCATGGCGGAGGCGAGCCCGGACGGCGTCGCGATTACCGACCGCAGCGGGCGGCTGGTGTGCGCGAACGATCAATATGAGCAGCTCTTCGCGGGCTTTCCGACCCCGCCGTCGCTACCGCTGGCCGGCGATGGCGCGGGCGAGCTGGAGGTGGCGGGGCGCACCGCCTGGCGCGACGGAAAGGCGCATGTCACGCTGAAGGGCGCGGTCGGGATGATCGAGGCGACGATCGTCCGGGCGGGGCAGCAGCAGGATGTGCTGATCTGGCGCTTCGCGAGCCGCACCGTGTCGCCGGGGCTGCCGGCACGATTGATGGAGGCGCTGGACGGGGTGCTCGGCGCGCAGCTCGGTGCGGCGGGCGTCATGGCCGCGCTCATAACGGCCGAGGGCTATGTCATCTCGGCAAACGCGGTGCTGCAGATACGCGCCGCGCCGTCCGCGGATCGGCGGATCATCGGCGAGGATCTCGCCGGTTTCCTGGCCGAGGACGAGGCCGGGCTGGTCCGTTTCGTCGCGGAGGGAAGCGCCGCGACGCCGTTGCGGCTCGTGCAGATTCCGCTTGCCGACGATCCGGAAGCGACGATCCTCGTCGCGCTGATCGATAGCGATCCATCGATCGCCGGCGCGTCGGGCGACGGGATCGAGGCGCTGCTGATGCTGATGCCGTTCGGTGTCGCGCTGGTCGATCGCGAGGGGCGCTTTCTCCAGATGAACAGCGCGTTCGCGCGCGCGGCCAACGTCAATGCCGGTGCGCCGCCGATCTACCCCGGCGATCTCGTCGTGCGCGAGGACAAGAGCGCGGTTGCCGATGCGATCCGCCGCTTCGCGAGCACCGCGGCGCGCTCGACCGATCTGGCGGTGCGCCTGAAGGGGCATCCCGACGAGCCGGTCGCGCTGTCGATCGCCGCCGCGCGCGGGCTGGGCGACGCTGCGGTATTGCTGAGCCTCAAGGACAATGGCGAGGAAAACCGTCTGAAGCGCGAGGTGGCGCAGGCGACCAAGATGCAGGCGGTCGGCCAATTGGCGGGCGGTGTCGCACACGACTTCAACAACATCCTGACCGCAATCATCGGGCATTGCGACCTGATGCTGATGCGCCATTCGCCTGGCGACAGCGATTACGACGACATCCAGCAGATTCGCGCCAATTCGAACCGCGCCGCCAGCCTGACCCGGCAGTTGCTCGCCTTTTCGCGCCAGCAGACACTGCGGCCGCAGGTGTTGCAACTGCCCGACGTCGTTTCCGAGGTGTCGAACCTGTTGCGCCGGCTGATGGGCGAAACCGTGACGATGGAGGTCAAGCACGGGCGCGATCTCGGTGCGGTACGTGCCGATCCGGGGCAGCTCGAGCAGGTGGTCGTCAATCTGGCGGTCAACGCGCGCGACGCGATGCTCAGCACCGGCACCAGCGGCAAGCTGACGATCCAGACCCGTTCGGTGCCGATCGGTGAGATCCGCCGTCGCGGCGATATCATTCCGGCGGGCGATTACACCGCGCTGGAAATCTCCGACACCGGCACCGGCATCCCGCCGGAAGTGTTGCCCAAGATCTTCGAGCCGTTCTTCACCACCAAGGAAGTGGGCAAGGGCACCGGGCTCGGGCTCTCGACCGTTTACGGCATCGTCAAGCAATCCGGCGGATTCATCTTCGCCGATTCGCGTCCGGGACGCGGCGCGACCTTCACCATCTATCTGCCGGTCCACACCGCCGGCGTTCCGGATGCGGTGACCGTCGCTGCGCAAGCCAAGCAGGCCGCGCGCCACCGTTCGGGGGACCTGTGGGGCAGCGGCACGATCCTGCTGGTCGAGGACGAGGACATGGTCCGCGCGGTCGCCGAGCGCGCGCTGGCGCGGCAGGGCTATACCGTGCTCGCCGCGGAAAATGGCGAGGCGGCGATGGAGTTGATGCAGGGCGTCGACCGGCCGACGCTGGTCATTTCCGACGTGATGATGCCGTTGATGGATGGTCCGACACTCGCGCGGCAGCTGCGCAAGATCCATCCCGGAATCCCGATCCTGTTCATGTCCGGCTATGCCGAGGAGCAATTGCGGCGCTCGATCGATCTCGACAACGTCGCCTTCCTCCCCAAGCCCTTTTCGGTGCAGCAGCTTGCGGAGGCGACCCGCGACGTGCTGGTCGCGCAGGATGGGGCATCGCGGCCCGAGGCGTAA